The Anabrus simplex isolate iqAnaSimp1 chromosome 5, ASM4041472v1, whole genome shotgun sequence sequence ACTTATTAtataataaactagcaagatacccgtgcttcgctacggtattatactgaaatttataatcgaatgcttattgttttatataaaatccgccgaaattcgcgatgtgactcgttttctgtgagaatccgccaaaattcgcgatctgactcgttttctaatagattacggcaagtttcctcccattttaaaatctttctttccagcaatcgatttcgtatttcccgggctaggtccaggtattccacccagtcagttgggtccctaaatctttgtcatcttttcctataagcatttttaatatggatcaaatccttcaagaaatccggcgtggtgtcgtcttgggtgccttggcgatactgaacccgcggccggactgaattcttagtcattacccgtccaggacccgtttccagcgcggcccgcacatttgacgacggtccagaacattattattattattattattattattattattattattattattattattattattattattagatgttctggaccccacagcaagatgcaagaccgctacttggcggtaaattacatctgcagccattgtcattgtttccagtcattcgacagggtcaggagtggaatgaataaagccccttctagcggcgacaataggaattatgccggatGCCGAagtactcttctggggcaatgatcgatgaatgacaaatgaaatgaaatataggacagtgctgctggaatgaatgatgacagggaaaactggagtattcggagaaaaacctgtcccgcatccgttttgtcctgcacgaatgtcacatggagtgaccgggatttgaaccacggaacccagctgtgagcggccggcgcgctgccccctgagcaacggaggctccttataagtacattatgaacagtaaaatcaattggtctcacctccttttacaccccaacgccgttaagtttaaaagaatttaaaagaaggagtgtttctttatgtttaagggagattccaaacaccaatgttcacgtctattaccttcagttttgagatataagtatccccataaaaataattcacttttttcacttcctttcacactcctcccccctaagtgaattttccggcaaaaaacacttgtttctttaatagtaaaggatcttctaaataccaattatcacgactataacttctttagttcttgatttatgtgtcctcatgaagggaatgcaactccttttcactctacaccccccccccccccccgctttcagtggattttccgagaatacgtctttctttacttttaaagcagattccaattatcaaatttcacgtctgtaacatcttcatttttgagatatcagtagcctaattaaaataattcaacaccattttcagtcactttaacccccctccacccaagtggtatttcagaaaaataaaaatacacgtctctttatttttaatagagaaaaaataccatttttcacttctgtaacttgttaagttttttgagatatactgtagaaattctaatTTTGAAATATCAccccacttttagttccccttgagtggagttttcaaaaacaaatcgcctatgtttctttatatttataggagattccaaataccccctttttatgtctataacattttacgtttctctgatattctgtagatattgtctttcaaaaaattcaccccaatttgtcactcctttttaaccgccattaattggaatttccaaaaacaaaaagtacgtgtttctttatctttaaagtggatcccaaataccaattttcaggtctgtaatatcttcaggttctgaaatgtaagtagcctcggcaaaggcattcaacccatttttcacccttttccacccttcctattgggatttttcgaaaaaaaaaagtgtctctttatttttaaaagagatcaaaagtaccaattttcaggtctgtaatatcttcattttctgagatataagtaccggtatcctgattaaaggcattcaacccccttttcaccctttttcacccctcctattgggattttctgaaaacaaaataatacgtgtttccttatttttaaagaagattctaattaccagttttttacacctgtaaacttttaaagttttgagatatagatacactcattttaaaatttcaccccccttttcatccccttagcgacgaaatatccaaaaatcctctcttagcgagcacctacatcttaatatgaatctatgcccaaaatttcatttcttcatgtccagtagttttggctcggcgatgatgagtcagtcagtcagtcagtcagtcagtcagtcagtcagtcagtcagtcagtcagtcagtcagtcagtcagtcagtcaaagttattttatatatatagatttggacTGAAGGACACTAAAGCGATAGGATTAATAGTGGgagctcgagggactattcctcgattcattgtaAACTTTTGGGCGCAAAAGCGACGAGAGAGAATCGTCCTAAGAGCTACAAATGCATTTCAACAAATCAAACTGTATAGTGAGTTCTCATTGTTATGACTATTAAAATTACACTGAGCattcaatattaaacattttcatACATAGTAGGAGGACAATTCTCCTTGTTTTTGTCAGACACCTGTGACCATTACACGATGTGTCCTGTGTTCTTTTTCTGTGGTGTTATGTATATATGACAGATGGTCCTTCAAAGTACCAGGTTAAAATCGGGTAATTTTTATTGTtggataaaaaaaaatattttgcgtCTTATTTGAAGCGTATTAAAACACGCAAAAAGttgaaaaatacattttcatttcCTCAACTTTTGGGCCTCGACAGGTTAAGGCACTACTActctccctgtgggtggagacggtaaagtacatccacggtatcccttgcctgtcgtaagaggtgattgaaAGGGGGACAAGGAgctatgaactttggagcatgggttggtgaccacgcttcccccagctgagcctggcattgcttccacttacttatggcAGGCTCCTCGTTTTCATTTTTACTATCCAATCCCCTTTGTTCCACACtcgttcttttccgaacccgacggtagtAGATTTACGAGGCCTAGGGTGTTTTTAAATTTCATgcttttcgtggcccttgcctttattttgccgataccttcattttacgaagtgtcggttATTTTTCAGTTTTTTCTCTGATTGTGTTAAacgaggatggttgccgagttgcacttccttttaaaacaataatcactaccgccACTACAATatttgtaacggttttcttcctTTCAGATTTCTTGTTCAGCCTTCCTTAGTCAATTCATATTCTCTTTCAATCCCGACTGCTTTAAGTTTGCTATGCTTCGATGTTTTTAATGTTCACACCCATTGCTAGGGACTATTTCTGGCTTCTTTTTCCCGATACCCTCAATCTTCGAAAACGTTTGTTTTTTAAGAATATGTGCATAATTTTATTCTTTCTCAAGTTATGTATGATAACCATTCTTTTCCCTTTATGGTTGGCTATAAATTATGTGCTAAGCTTGTTATGAGTGCATCATGGAGTCtaataccaatatatttggtccgttagtacacattataaattttccagctaactcatttctggttgccagcgtttcgtcccagtgtgctaagttggcaaccaggaatgagttagctggaaaatttataattccaataacgaaccaactgtactggtattataaatttactcattcggaacaaatatttcaggtttcctatgggaatcaacatctttatcataatgGAGTCTATTCTAATTTCTCACATTCAGTCTTTTTATTCCACTCCAGAACATGctattatgctaggggctttacgtcgcaccgacacagataggtcttatggcgacgatgggataggaaaggcctaggagttggaaggaagcggccgtggccttaattaaggtacagccccagcatttgcctggtgtgaaaatgggaaaccacggaaaaccatcttcagggctgccgatagtgggattcgaacctactatctcccggatgcaagctcacagccgcgcgcctctacgcgcacggccaactcgcccggtaaataaaatAGGAGCAAAATTGAGATaaggcaatatttaatgaactaacaagtattACATCCCTTCATTGTAGTCACCGACAAAGTCTATTTTCTTTTGCCAAACGTCGGGAAGCCgtaggggaccgttggcaaggcactCCCTGTTGATGGCAGCGACGGAACGCCATACTGCGCGGAgtacagtccatcgatggtctacgaaaacgagaccactcacgatgtcagacTGATCGgtacaaatccgcagtctcattcctaCCTGCACGAAACACCTTGACCCATTGTCTGTCCTATACGGTAATACGTTCTCGCCTCAGGCTATGCGAACTCCTCGATAACATTCGAATGCATTTTTGCTATGGGAAACCCCTATATTAattcacgaacgctgatcaccttttgaaaacatcgtttagagtggtgaaatcgacactcttcacttcaacaccacacagcaacaacactcccaactggatgtccgTCAGATGCACACTGCACATCGGCAACAGCGTCATCTGAcctctcccatatcctatttggtcatgcccgatctcctgcaagtgtctggactacgttgctactaCTTTACTTACGGCCCTCGTACATAGTATTGTTTATAATTTACTGTCTTGTTTTAATACCTATTGTTTGAGATTGGATTATGTTTACTAAACAGGAATTCATAGCCTATttgtgacaatcaatcaatcaatcaatcaatcaatcaatcaatcaatcaatcaatcaatcaatcaatcaatcaatcaatcaatcaatcaatcaatcaatcaatcaatcaatcaagattaGTGTAAAGAGGAGATGGTTATCTCGTTAACTTTGTTTAACTGTGAGTGATTTCCCTTCTAGATATGGTTTGTTATTCCTGCGAATACCATGCTGGAGAAACACATAAAGAATGTATGCTTGATCCCGAAAGTGTTGTCACATCTGCACCGACGGTCAACTGCGACAAAAAATACTGCACCGTCATACGACAGGAACATGCATCTACTGGTAAGGTATAGCTTTGACGTAGTGAATGGAAGTATAATAAAATATAGAAACGTATTATGCAGTGGTCATAAAAGTTTTGCATATTCTGGTATAGTCCACTTTTTATTTtcgtgtgtctgtgtgtgtgccATATTTACGTACATTATATATTATGAAGGATATACTGCATACAAAGAAAGGTAACACGCAGACAGCTATGCAAGAGCAACACAAATAATGCAAAACATAAAGTTGGTTATGTGGAATTTATGAAACCAAATTGTCGTTCATTACGTAGCTGTTCGGTACTGTGTATGGCCACCTTCGGTCTTGAAGCATGCTTGAACATGGCGAGGCATATTCAGAACCAAAGAATAGAACATTTTTGGGGGGCAGATTAGCCGACTTTCGGACAGGAGCTTCATTCACTTGCTGAATGTCAGCTGGAGATCTATCGCTCTCTTCAGTTCATGCCACCCATGTTCAACACATTTCATGTCCACAGAATGTTACTTCTGCACATGACCAGTAATGTTGTCCTGGAGAGAAACTAGAAGCGTACGTCGAGCAAATATGATCCCACCATGAAACATGACGGAATCCCCTTCTTGCTGATGGTGCTCCAGGATAAAGGTTTGTTCTATCTCTCACCGCGTCGTCTCCAGACTCTAATTCTCCTGTTGTATGAGCGCAAGCTTATGGTGACCTCTTCAGAAAAAAGGCGTAAGCTTCCACTCTTCTTTATGCCATAGGCTATGAGTTGTTGCCCAACTCATACGAGCTGCTCTATGGTGTGGGTTAAAAGGTGATTTTGACACAAGCCTCCTTGATATCAGTCTAATATCGTGAAGCCAATTTCATACTATTTGATCTGACATATTCACTCCGGTGGTCCTTCAAAGATCCTCTTGGAACCAGCTGGCAGCAGCAATGGGCCTACAAAGTGCTGATCAACAAATACCAATCTTCcttgggagttattttacgtgaatGCACCATCCGTTGTCGTTCAGCAACCTTTTACGTCTCACTGAACGATTCCAAGCTGTGAGGATGTCACTGTAACACACTCTAACACGAGACGCTAAATCCACTTGCTGCCATCCATTTTGCAACAATGGCACAATTCGGATACGTTCTGGTACCCTTGCCATGGTTACCTCAGTCGTACACGCGCTGTCTTGTTAAAATGACCGACATAACAAATACCTTCTATCGTATAAATACCGAACCTGATCTGGGTGTAGCGTCACAATGTGTCTCAGACATTGGCCTTCAGTGCATACTGTATAGATGTTTGAGATACTTCGATACGTACCTTGTGAAACGGTAATATGCAAAACTTTCTTGAGCACTGTGCATATTGAGAGATATATAGGCATACagaaaaaatataattgaaatcgTAAGCTACATGTATGGAACCAAAAGAAGTGATATGGAAACGCATAGTACTTTTCTGAGCACATTTGGTTAGAGATAAACATCATTTACTACTTTCACCAAAATATTCTcctatattaaattttgaaaaaacaCCAGAGATTGTAAGAAATAGTATTTTTTCcttgtccgtccgtccgtccgttcgtcCGTCCGttcgtccgtccgtccatccatccttCCATCAATCTTCATTTAattgcctttcagtgttcagtctgaatGACTCCAACACGTGTAGGACTGAGGTAAACATGGCAAGAGCAACCATTTCTGCCACTGATCGCATTCGAATTGTGCCATTGCTGCAAGATGGGTGGTAAGAAGTGCATGTGTCTTCGAAATCGTATATTTGTCACTAGGTTGTGGGCTCATTTAATTCCACACCTGGTATGTTTAAATCATTAAAACAGACTGATGATCGTCGCCTCCTCCCTCAATGGGTGAGTTCATTTTTCTCCTACATTCTCTATGCGCGTCCCCCTgttggtaggggcggtagaatacatccttGGTATGCCTTGCTTGTCGAAAGAGGTGGATGAAAGGGGAatcaggggttctcaacttgggagcgtgatttGGCGACCATGGTTCTCGTAGCTgaatttggcattgcttccacttgtcttCCTCTCGCAAGGCGAACGTATCAAGAGTGTTTCTTTGTTTCACTGTTGACGATCCCTCAATTAAGAGATTTTACTAGGCTTGAATTTGATTactggcataaataaataaataaataaataaataaataaataaataaataaataaataaataaataaataaataaataaataaataaatacataaataaataaataaataaataaataaataaataaataaataaataaataagtcgcTTGTCAATTATTCCATTAAGAATAGTTATAGAGTGTCAAAACACATAATACTAATTTAATTTCTCTAACTTTCTTTCAGGTACCGTAAACACCTTCAGCCGAGGCTGTTCAGATTCCATTGTTAAGGAGAATGGCGTGGTCATTGATGCTCTTTTTAAGACTTACTACAAGACTTGTTCCACTGATCGCTGTAACTACGGCGATGGGAAGAGTACGAATGGCGTCGTTGATGGTGGCGGAGGGGGAATCTTCGTCAAAGGGAGGGGAAATGGAGCTCCCGCTATATATCCAACCATGGCTGTATTCATCACTCTAATGTTTGCAGTTCTGTTTACAGTGTATATCTAAACTATAGTTCAGTGTTGATAGAAAAGATTAATTGTACGGCATTCTATCGCTGTCCACAAAATATAAAGAATTAAATACGAACAAGTATTATTAATTGAAGATCTGCTCCAGATGAGACGCATTCCTTTGCATCGTCAAATTGCCGATTGATCCGTCCATTCTCAAACATTTATAATTCTGCAAGGACTCTTGAGAAACCACCGTTCATTTCTAGTGAATACAGACGAACCACAACTATAAATCAATATCTAAGTCTAGTGGTTGCCGTGGTGTGTGCGAGAACAAACTCACTTCTGGTCAATGAAATGACAAAGGTGGATGAAATACTAAAGACGGAAAGTGTAGCATTAATTTTTGAATGCTGAGAAATATGTGCGGTAGTTCTTTCTCGTACAT is a genomic window containing:
- the LOC136874784 gene encoding uncharacterized protein, giving the protein MRAMWVLLACLLAAPRGTVQNMVCYSCEYHAGETHKECMLDPESVVTSAPTVNCDKKYCTVIRQEHASTGTVNTFSRGCSDSIVKENGVVIDALFKTYYKTCSTDRCNYGDGKSTNGVVDGGGGGIFVKGRGNGAPAIYPTMAVFITLMFAVLFTVYI